Proteins encoded within one genomic window of Cucumis sativus cultivar 9930 chromosome 3, Cucumber_9930_V3, whole genome shotgun sequence:
- the LOC116402431 gene encoding uncharacterized protein LOC116402431 codes for MEKKSSESFKEYAQRWRDIAAEVQPPLTDKEMTFMFMNTLRAPFYDRMIGNATTNFSDIIVIGERIEYGIKHGRLIETSAEYGGLKKGATPKKKEGEVHAIGFPNLGNHKSTFGQRKHDQSFPSYISNVTHIPYNNYVPTHSLSGAPKLVNSNFSRPFVQGQGSKTNSETFRFDPIPMTYTELLPQLVHNRQLAPIPINPIQPPYPKWYDPNARCDYHAGGVGHSTENCLALKRKVQSLINAGWLSFKKAGEKPDVNNNPLPNHENSKVNAIDCFVGKCKNEVHEIRMPMETLFEGLFEAGYVSLEYLDPNIRYEGYDEGKRCIFHQGVAGHAIQQCCTFRSKVQQFMDSKILTVYEGQGKDEMKDNKICTLMGEVAKKENPFLPRPLTVFYQENRNKSSSCNPKQLIVQVPSPFKFKDLKAVPWRYDCQVITGPSVDNITGISGITRSGRCYKPDNLTAPSSSLTLGQGRKSEKRNVNEHDKEQDVEMSVIAKDIECKKPVTDEAANEFLKIVKQSEYKIIEQMHNTPARISLLSLFLNSEPHRKVLLDILNKAHVGHDISVEKFSGIIGSITSSNSIVFTDDEIPPEGLGHIKALHIQVKYKDYVIARVLVDNGSALNIMPKSTLLKLPVDMSYIKSSTMVVRAFDGSRREVIGDIELPIKIGPCTFNIVFQVMEITPTYSFLLGRPWIHSAGVVPSTLHQNLKFIVGSKMICLMGEEDFLITKPISTPYVEATEEALECLM; via the coding sequence atggagaagaaaagttcAGAAAGCTTTAAAGAATATGCTCAACGATGGAGAGATATAGCCGCAGAGGTTCAACCACCATTAACAGACAAAGAAATGacatttatgtttatgaataCTTTGCGGGCGCCGTTCTATGATCGAATGATTGGTAATGCTACAACCAATTTTTctgacattattgttattggtgaaagaattgaatatgGGATAAAACATGGGAGGTTAATAGAGACTTCAGCTGAGTATGGTGGATTAAAGAAAGGAGCAACAcctaagaagaaagaaggtgagGTTCATGCAATTGGTTTTCCTAATTTAGGGAACCACAAATCAACTTTTGGCCAAAGAAAACATGACCAAAGTTTTCCTTCATATATAAGCAATGTTACTCATATCCCTTATAACAACTATGTACCAACCCACTCTCTCTCTGGAGCCCCAAAACTTgttaattcaaacttttctcgACCGTTTGTACAAGGTCAGGGTAGCAAGACCAACTCAGAAACATTTCGATTTGACCCAATTCCTATGACATATACAGAGCTTTTACCTCAGCTAGTTCATAATCGACAGTTAGCTCCTATCCCAATAAATCCTATACAACCTCCTTATCCAAAATGGTATGATCCAAATGCTCGATGTGATTATCATGCCGGAGGAGTGGGACACTCAACTGAAAATTGTTTAGCTTTGAAAAGGAAGGTGCAATCTTTAATTAATGCTGGATGGTTGAGCTTCAAAAAAGCTGGTGAGAAGCCGGATGTCAACAACAATCCACTTCCTAatcatgaaaattcaaaagtgaaTGCGATAGATTGTTTTGTTGGAAAGTGTAAAAATGAAGTTCATGAGATAAGGATGCCTATGGAAACACTTTTTGAAGGTCTTTTTGAAGCAGGATATGTTAGTTTGGAATATTTAGACCCCAATATAAGATACGAAGGATACGATGAAGGCAAACGTTGTATATTCCATCAAGGAGTTGCAGGCCACGCTATCCAACAATGTTGTACATTTAGATCTAAAGTACAACAATTTATGGATTCGAAGATACTCACAGTATACGAAGGACAAGGAAAAGATGAGAtgaaagacaataaaatatgTACATTAATGGGTGAAGttgcaaaaaaggaaaatcccTTTTTACCAAGGCCTTTGACAGTCTTTTATCAAGAAAATCgtaataaatcaagttcctgCAATCCTAAACAACTCATTGTCCAAGTACCGAgtcctttcaaatttaaggATTTGAAAGCGGTGCCATGGCGGTATGATTGCCAAGTCATTACAGGTCCTTCAGTTGATAATATTACAGGAATCAGCGGGATAACTCGAAGTGGAAGATGTTATAAACCAGATAATTTAACAGCTCCTTCAAGTAGTTTAACATTGGGGCAAGGGAGGAAAagtgagaaaagaaatgtgaatGAACATGACAAAGAGCAGGATGTAGAGATGTCTGTCATAGCAAAAGATATAGAATGCAAAAAACCTGTTACAGATGAGGCAGCAAACGAATTcttgaaaatagtaaaacaaagTGAGTATAAGATCATAGAGCAAATGCATAATACTCCAGCTcgaatttctttattatctttgtttttaaattcagAGCCTCATCGCAAAGTGctattagatattttgaataaGGCACATGTTGGACATGACATTTCAGTGGAAAAGTTCAGCGGAATTATTGGAAGCATTACGTCTTCAAATTCTATAGTCTTCACGGATGATGAAATTCCTCCTGAAGGTTTAGGCCATATAAAAGCACTGCATATTCAAGTGAAGTACAAGGATTATGTTATAGCAAGAGTTTTAGTGGATAACGGTTCAGCTCTTAATATAATGCCTAAATCTACACTATTAAAGCTCCCAGTGGACATGTCATACATCAAATCAAGTACTATGGTAGTGAGAGCTTTTGATGGATCACGAAGAGAAGTAATTGGTGACATTGAATTACCAATCAAAATTGGCCCATGTACTTTCAATATAGTCTTtcaagtaatggagataacaCCTACTTACAGCTTTTTGTTAGGTCGTCCTTGGATTCACTCTGCAGGAGTGGTGCCATCTACATtgcatcaaaatttgaaatttattgttggGAGTAAGATGATTTGTTTAATGGGAGAGGAAGATTTTCTGATAACAAAACCGATATCAACCCCATATGTGGAGGCAACAGAAGAAGCTTTAGAGTGTTTAATGTAG
- the LOC101207123 gene encoding probable inactive receptor kinase At4g23740, which translates to MMKNSFIFVEILLFLAFISSGVLTEPVEDKQALLDFFHNIPHSPSLNWNQSSSVCKAWTGVFCNSDESKVVALRLPGTGLRGPIPVNTLSRLSALEILSLRLNRISGPFPFDFSKLGNLSSLYLQYNKFSGPLPSDFSVWNNLSVIDLSNNLFNGSIPSSISKLSHLTVLNLANNSFSGEIPNLDIPSLQRLDLSNNNLTGNVPHSLQRFPSWVFAGNNVTEEHSAIPPSFPLQPPTAQPTRKGRLSESAILGIAIGGSVIVFIFLAVLLTVWWLKKGKENTSPSMDPKKKELSVKKRGFESQEQKNNLNFFQDSNLAFDLEDLLRASAEVLGKGTFGVSYKAALEDSTTVVVKRLNQVTVGKREFEQQMELIGKIKHENVVSLRAYYYSKDEKLMVYDYYGQGSVSAMLHGKEGDGLRVLDWDTRMKIAIGAARGLAHIHTENGGKCTHGNVRASNIFLNSKGYGCVSDVGLAGLMNSIPLPATRTPGYRAPELTDTRRASEAADVYSFGVVLLELLTGKSPIHVEGCNEVVNLVRWVNSVVREEWTAEVFDVELLRYPNIEEEMVEMLQIGLSCVAKMPEQRPKMIDLMLRIEQVRQHSTGTQPSSGSKSAYSTPVHVMEIGSSSHLP; encoded by the exons TCACCGAGCCAGTTGAAGACAAGCAAGCCTTGCTTGATTTCTTCCATAATATCCCTCACTCCCCCTCTCTCAACTGGAATCAGAGTAGTTCTGTGTGCAAAGCCTGGACAGGAGTGTTTTGCAATTCTGATGAGTCTAAAGTAGTAGCCTTGCGATTACCCGGGACTGGTCTGCGCGGTCCGATCCCTGTGAATACTCTTAGCCGTCTATCTGCGCTTGAGATTCTAAGCCTTAGGTTAAATAGGATATCAGGTCCTTTCCCTTTTGATTTTTCGAAGCTGGGAAACTTGAGTTCCTTGTATCTGCAATATAACAAGTTTTCTGGTCCTTTGCCTTCAGATTTTTCAGTTTGGAATAACCTTAGTGTCATTGATCTATCAAACAATCTCTTCAATGGGAGTATTCCTTCCTCTATCTCAAAGTTGAGTCATTTGACAGTTCTGAATCTTGCAAACAACTCGTTTTCAGGCGAAATTCCGAACCTTGATATTCCAAGTTTGCAACGGTTAGATTTGTCCAATAATAATCTTACAGGAAATGTGCCTCACTCTCTTCAAAGATTTCCAAGTTGGGTGTTCGCTGGTAACAATGTTACTGAAGAACATAGTGCAATTCCCCCATCTTTTCCCCTCCAGCCTCCCACTGCTCAACCGACGAGAAAAGGCCGGCTGAGTGAATCTGCAATACTTGGTATTGCAATTGGTGGTTCTGttattgtgtttatttttctagcTGTTCTTTTGACTGTTTGGTGgttgaaaaaagggaaagaaaatacGAGTCCCTCTATGGACCCCAAAAAGAAGGAATTGTCTGTGAAAAAAAGGGGCTTTGAGAGCCAAGAACAAAAGAACAACCTCAATTTCTTTCAGGATTCTAATCTTGCATTTGACTTGGAAGACCTGTTGAGAGCATCTGCCGAGGTTCTCGGGAAGGGAACCTTTGGAGTGAGTTACAAGGCAGCTTTGGAGGACTCGACAACGGTTGTAGTGAAGAGGCTGAATCAAGTGACAGTTGGAAAACGAGAATTTGAACAGCAGATGGAGTTGATTGGAAAAATTAAGCACGAGAATGTCGTTTCCTTAAGAGCATACTATTATTCAAAGGATGAGAAACTCATGGTCTACGACTACTATGGACAAGGGAGCGTGTCTGCAATGTTACATG GCAAGGAAGGGGATGGTTTACGTGTGTTAGATTGGGATACTAGGATGAAAATTGCCATTGGAGCGGCTCGAGGTCTTGCTCATATCCACACAGAAAATGGTGGAAAATGTACCCATGGAAATGTCAGAGCCTCAAACATCTTCCTCAACTCTAAAGGATACGGTTGTGTATCCGACGTTGGCTTGGCTGGGCTAATGAATTCAATTCCACTACCAGCCACAAGAACCCCTGGTTACCGAGCGCCTGAATTGACCGACACTCGGAGAGCATCAGAAGCAGCTGATGTCTACAGTTTCGGGGTGGTGCTACTGGAACTTCTGACTGGAAAATCTCCCATACACGTTGAAGGTTGTAATGAAGTTGTTAATTTAGTGAGGTGGGTGAACTCTGTGGTGAGGGAGGAATGGACAGCAGAAGTGTTTGATGTTGAGCTTCTCAGGTATCCAAacatagaagaagaaatggtgGAGATGCTGCAAATTGGGTTGTCTTGTGTTGCCAAAATGCCTGAACAGAGGCCAAAAATGATCGATCTAATGTTGAGAATCGAGCAAGTTCGGCAACACAGTACAGGAACCCAACCGTCATCAGGGTCAAAATCAGCGTATTCAACTCCGGTTCATGTAATGGAAATCGGTTCTTCCTCACATTTACCTTGA
- the LOC101207365 gene encoding ubiquitin-conjugating enzyme E2 10, with product MASKRILKELKDLQKDPPTSCSAGPVAEDMFHWQATIMGPPDSPYAGGVFLVTIHFPPDYPFKPPKVAFRTKVFHPNINSNGSICLDILKEQWSPALTISKVLLSICSLLTDPNPDDPLVPEIAHMYKTDRNKYETTARSWTQKYAMG from the exons ATGGCGTCGAAGAGGATCTTGAAGGAACTCAAGGATTTGCAGAAGGATCCTCCTACATCATGTAGCGCTg GTCCAGTTGCCGAAGACATGTTTCATTGGCAAGCTACCATAATGGGTCCTCCAGATAGTCCTTATGCTGGGGGCGTTTTCCTTGTCACCATTCATTTTCCTCCGGATTATCCTTTTAAGCCTCCAAAG GTGGCATTTAGAACAAAGGTTTTCCACCCAAATATCAACAGCAATGGTAGCATTTGCCTTGACATCTTGAAAGAGCAGTGGAGCCCTGCCCTAACTATTTCCAAG GTCTTACTTTCAATCTGTTCACTGTTGACGGATCCAAATCCGGATGACCCCCTCGTGCCTGAGATTGCACACATGTACAAGACTGACCGGAACAAATATGAGACAACTGCTAGGAGCTGGACACAGAAGTACGCCATGGGCTAA